One segment of Anatilimnocola aggregata DNA contains the following:
- a CDS encoding prenyltransferase/squalene oxidase repeat-containing protein yields the protein MLGLLALSLFSFLVQTVNAADDDISKSIERGAAYLTSQQGKDGGWHSQTYGQLKGGSAVTTLALDTLSQLPDGLRKSHADAIDNGFQFLQAGFAKKQTVAAADGSLDFPTYGAALWLTTKARLKRDQEATREALARDYLLQAQLLEPRGFAVDHASYGGWDFLGAGDSEGITTGTNVSIVAHVLEALAADRSAAADKARLAARGWLLRCQQADGGFCFTPEPMSLNNKAEFSDEGRTKPRSYGTATCDGIRGLLATGMKSDDEPIKRVITWLSKRPALEVVPGFEEQPAEADWRRGLRFYYYHSLARVLPLLPPSERISRSKEIQRILLAEQKSDGRWQNESDRMRENDPLIATSLAIGTLCELGR from the coding sequence ATGTTGGGCCTGTTAGCGCTTTCGCTCTTCAGCTTCTTAGTGCAAACGGTAAATGCTGCTGACGACGACATTTCCAAGTCTATCGAACGAGGCGCGGCCTATTTGACTTCGCAGCAAGGCAAGGATGGTGGCTGGCACTCCCAGACGTATGGACAGTTGAAGGGTGGATCGGCAGTCACAACGCTGGCACTCGATACGCTCAGCCAGTTGCCAGACGGTTTGCGTAAGTCTCACGCTGACGCAATCGACAATGGCTTTCAATTCTTGCAGGCAGGCTTTGCCAAAAAGCAAACGGTCGCAGCAGCCGATGGCTCGCTCGATTTTCCCACTTACGGTGCCGCGTTGTGGCTAACGACGAAAGCCCGGCTCAAGCGCGACCAGGAAGCCACGCGCGAGGCTCTTGCGCGCGATTATCTGTTGCAAGCGCAATTGCTCGAGCCGCGCGGGTTTGCCGTTGACCATGCCAGCTACGGAGGCTGGGATTTTCTCGGGGCGGGGGACTCGGAAGGGATCACGACCGGCACTAATGTGTCGATCGTGGCTCACGTCCTTGAAGCACTTGCCGCCGATCGTTCGGCGGCGGCAGATAAGGCGCGTCTGGCCGCGCGCGGCTGGTTGCTCCGCTGTCAACAAGCCGATGGCGGCTTTTGCTTCACACCCGAGCCGATGTCACTCAATAATAAAGCCGAATTCAGCGACGAAGGCCGCACCAAGCCGAGATCGTACGGCACCGCGACCTGCGATGGCATTCGTGGTTTGCTTGCCACGGGAATGAAGAGCGACGACGAGCCGATCAAGCGGGTGATCACCTGGCTCAGCAAGCGACCGGCGCTGGAAGTGGTTCCCGGCTTTGAGGAGCAACCGGCTGAAGCTGATTGGCGGCGCGGCCTGCGCTTTTACTACTACCATTCACTCGCGCGAGTGCTTCCACTGCTGCCCCCCAGCGAACGGATTTCGCGCAGCAAAGAGATCCAGCGCATCTTGCTTGCCGAACAGAAGAGCGATGGCCGCTGGCAGAATGAGTCCGACCGCATGCGCGAGAACGACCCGCTCATTGCTACGTCACTCGCGATCGGCACGCTCTGCGAACTGGGGCGTTAG
- a CDS encoding Gfo/Idh/MocA family oxidoreductase has protein sequence MSRRMLANSSAVSRLTLSRRTFVQGTAAATASLLLGPPAFLRGQNLNSKLNLAIIGCGGRGGANLSSVKHENIVGLCDVAASTVDRVGQQFSGAAKFTDYRRIYERAKEFDAVVVSTCEHTHAFATLPALQLGKHVYCEKPLTHSIWEARVIREAAAKAKVATQMGTQIHAGDNYRRVVELIQTGAIGPVREAHVWVSRAWGRQSAEDAKTHKDIVSVMERPAGSSPIPAGLDWDLWLGPAPERPFHEVYYPGPKWYRWWDFGSGTMSDLGSHWNDLPFWALKLKTPRAIEASGPPPHVELAPASMQATYEYDAREDMPAVKLTWYQGVNKPTIWTEKGIPQWASGVLFIGDKGMLLSDYGKYVLLPESNFKDFKPPEPFIPKSVGHHEEWLQACRTGSPTTCNFEYAGLLTEANHLGNVAYRTGKRIEWDSVNLKATGCPEADPIIRREYRAPWKLI, from the coding sequence ATGTCGCGACGCATGCTAGCCAACTCTTCAGCAGTCAGCCGTCTGACACTCTCGCGCCGCACGTTCGTGCAAGGCACCGCAGCGGCCACTGCGAGCTTGTTGCTTGGCCCTCCCGCGTTCTTGCGTGGGCAGAACCTCAACAGCAAGTTGAACCTGGCGATTATCGGTTGCGGTGGCCGAGGTGGCGCTAATTTGTCGTCAGTGAAGCACGAGAACATTGTGGGTCTGTGCGACGTCGCCGCTTCGACCGTCGATCGCGTCGGCCAGCAGTTCTCGGGTGCGGCTAAGTTCACCGACTATCGCCGCATCTACGAACGCGCGAAAGAGTTCGACGCGGTCGTCGTGAGTACCTGCGAGCATACCCATGCGTTTGCCACCTTGCCTGCATTGCAGTTGGGGAAGCACGTTTACTGCGAGAAGCCGCTGACCCACAGCATTTGGGAAGCACGCGTCATTCGTGAGGCGGCTGCCAAGGCGAAAGTGGCCACCCAGATGGGAACGCAGATTCACGCGGGTGACAACTACCGCCGCGTGGTCGAATTGATCCAAACCGGTGCGATCGGCCCGGTGCGCGAAGCGCACGTGTGGGTGTCTCGCGCCTGGGGGCGGCAATCGGCTGAAGATGCGAAGACCCACAAAGACATCGTTTCGGTAATGGAACGGCCCGCAGGTTCGTCCCCGATTCCCGCGGGACTCGATTGGGACCTGTGGCTCGGCCCAGCACCAGAACGACCGTTTCATGAAGTTTATTATCCGGGCCCCAAGTGGTATCGCTGGTGGGATTTTGGCAGCGGGACAATGTCGGACCTGGGGAGTCACTGGAACGATCTTCCCTTCTGGGCCTTGAAGTTGAAAACTCCCCGCGCGATCGAAGCTTCCGGTCCACCGCCGCACGTCGAGCTTGCTCCGGCTTCGATGCAGGCGACTTATGAATACGATGCGCGCGAGGATATGCCGGCGGTCAAGCTCACCTGGTATCAAGGGGTGAACAAGCCGACGATTTGGACTGAGAAGGGGATTCCGCAATGGGCCAGCGGAGTGCTTTTCATCGGCGACAAGGGAATGCTGCTATCGGACTACGGAAAATATGTCCTGCTCCCCGAAAGCAACTTCAAAGACTTCAAGCCGCCAGAGCCGTTCATTCCGAAGTCGGTCGGGCATCACGAAGAGTGGCTGCAAGCTTGTCGGACCGGCTCTCCTACGACATGCAACTTCGAGTACGCCGGGCTGTTGACCGAAGCCAATCACTTAGGAAACGTTGCCTATCGCACCGGCAAACGAATTGAGTGGGACTCAGTGAACCTCAAAGCAACGGGGTGTCCCGAAGCTGACCCGATCATTCGCCGCGAGTATCGGGCTCCTTGGAAATTGATTTAG
- a CDS encoding prenyltransferase/squalene oxidase repeat-containing protein, translating to MVVSRRTLLASASALALPGLLWGQEPAATKPVEPAEGKSFNEFTPQSERAVRKGEEFLMKTMHRDGGCGVDVGQPQDIGCSAMVGLALMAQGNTPVEGNRSREVQRIVSYILRATEVMPNDDITSQTGTQLQNKIGRHAHSFFAALFLAEVIGEGWDTEPVRDGLKKIIAAIVGTQTPDGHWGNQSWAPTLGTVMGWVALRASHYAGMKVGSSPDITAKHLVQQMSTSLNQNQGSWMHTLYKNATGIRVLYALGMENEPVAKKAFQDVAGLVTKDNTAFSQAGGEEYLAFHLITETMLQKGGNDWATWYPTVRDKIISVQNADGSWTGHHCITSRTFCTAAAILVLTAPNRYLPISQA from the coding sequence ATGGTTGTTTCTCGCCGCACTCTGTTGGCCAGCGCTTCGGCACTGGCACTCCCCGGTCTGCTTTGGGGACAAGAGCCCGCCGCAACGAAGCCCGTTGAACCCGCTGAAGGAAAGTCGTTCAACGAGTTCACGCCGCAAAGTGAGCGGGCAGTTCGCAAAGGCGAAGAGTTCCTGATGAAGACCATGCACCGCGACGGCGGTTGCGGCGTCGACGTTGGTCAGCCTCAAGATATCGGATGCTCGGCGATGGTGGGCCTCGCCTTGATGGCGCAGGGGAATACGCCCGTCGAAGGAAATCGTAGTCGCGAAGTTCAGCGGATTGTGTCGTACATTCTGCGCGCTACTGAAGTGATGCCGAACGACGACATCACTTCGCAAACGGGAACGCAGTTGCAGAACAAGATCGGTCGCCACGCACATTCGTTTTTTGCGGCCCTGTTTCTGGCCGAAGTCATTGGCGAAGGTTGGGACACCGAACCCGTGCGCGACGGTCTGAAGAAGATCATCGCCGCGATCGTCGGCACGCAAACTCCCGATGGCCATTGGGGCAATCAATCGTGGGCTCCGACCCTGGGCACCGTGATGGGCTGGGTCGCGCTGCGGGCTTCGCACTATGCCGGTATGAAAGTGGGTAGTTCCCCGGATATTACGGCCAAGCACCTGGTGCAGCAGATGAGCACGTCGCTCAATCAGAACCAAGGGAGTTGGATGCACACGCTGTATAAGAATGCCACCGGCATTCGCGTGCTGTACGCACTGGGGATGGAAAACGAACCGGTTGCCAAGAAGGCCTTTCAAGACGTGGCCGGCCTGGTGACCAAAGACAACACGGCGTTTTCTCAGGCTGGTGGTGAAGAGTATCTTGCCTTTCACCTCATTACCGAGACGATGTTGCAAAAGGGGGGCAACGATTGGGCCACCTGGTACCCAACCGTGCGGGACAAAATCATCAGCGTGCAAAATGCCGATGGCAGTTGGACCGGACACCATTGCATCACCAGCCGCACGTTCTGCACTGCCGCTGCGATTCTGGTGCTCACCGCGCCGAATCGTTACCTGCCAATTTCACAGGCTTAA
- a CDS encoding MFS transporter: MSRSVDQAYASPQVHDAEVRLLQPGGSPTRVRYYIIALSMCMSLILYLDRFALAPITSTLLVDLDLTKEEFGRRSMWFFWLYAIFQVPAGALADRFGARKMLAIYVVAWSLATMALGFVQGLVGLIGLNAVMGAAQAGAYPAAGSFLKRWANPTARAKANSLVAAGGRIGALVAFAITAWLAVKLKGTFGVEQGWRLTLAVYGILGIVWATAFWLFFRDHPSEHPGCNQAEIDLIGREPPAPVRAPFPVAGLLLSSNVWLLSLSGFLVNVGWIFLTTWQTVYIMEKFSPQLREMFPNLAEGANLQDMKQVIAGRLTAFVLFAGMTGGIVGGIAADIFRRKLGPIWGRRVPGIIAGSVAGTAYLSFQFVNDIWIFVALMLVVSFTVDFGLGSLWATYQDIGGRHVGSVLGFANMWGNFGAGLCGWYYGWLADNKNWPLVFTISAIALFVMSASWFLVDPTKTLQKEVEPDLQ; encoded by the coding sequence ATGTCTCGCTCGGTCGACCAAGCGTACGCCTCGCCGCAAGTCCACGATGCTGAGGTTCGGTTGTTGCAACCCGGCGGTTCACCGACCCGGGTCCGCTATTACATCATCGCCCTGTCGATGTGCATGTCGCTGATCCTATACCTCGATCGGTTTGCGCTAGCCCCAATTACTTCGACCTTGCTAGTTGACCTCGATCTGACGAAGGAAGAGTTCGGCCGTCGCAGCATGTGGTTCTTTTGGCTGTATGCCATTTTTCAGGTTCCAGCTGGGGCCCTGGCCGATCGCTTTGGCGCGCGGAAGATGCTGGCCATTTATGTGGTCGCCTGGTCGCTTGCCACAATGGCTCTTGGTTTTGTGCAGGGACTTGTTGGGCTAATTGGACTCAACGCCGTGATGGGCGCGGCACAAGCCGGGGCATATCCAGCGGCAGGCAGCTTTCTCAAACGTTGGGCAAATCCCACCGCGCGGGCCAAAGCAAACAGCCTGGTAGCAGCAGGTGGCCGAATCGGAGCTCTCGTTGCTTTCGCGATTACTGCCTGGTTGGCTGTAAAATTGAAGGGCACCTTCGGCGTCGAGCAAGGTTGGCGGTTGACGCTGGCAGTCTATGGGATATTGGGAATCGTTTGGGCAACTGCATTCTGGCTCTTCTTTCGCGATCATCCCAGCGAGCATCCTGGCTGCAATCAAGCTGAAATTGACCTGATTGGTCGCGAGCCTCCGGCACCGGTAAGAGCCCCATTTCCGGTGGCAGGTCTCCTGCTCAGCAGCAATGTTTGGCTACTAAGTCTTTCGGGCTTCCTGGTCAACGTGGGGTGGATCTTTCTGACCACGTGGCAAACGGTTTACATCATGGAGAAGTTCTCGCCCCAACTACGCGAGATGTTTCCGAATCTTGCGGAGGGAGCGAATCTCCAGGATATGAAGCAAGTGATTGCCGGACGACTCACGGCGTTTGTGTTGTTCGCGGGAATGACGGGAGGTATTGTCGGCGGAATTGCGGCCGACATCTTTCGTCGTAAGCTGGGGCCGATTTGGGGTCGGCGCGTGCCGGGCATCATTGCCGGGTCGGTGGCAGGTACCGCTTATTTGTCGTTTCAGTTTGTCAACGATATCTGGATCTTCGTCGCGCTGATGCTGGTCGTTTCGTTCACAGTCGACTTCGGCCTGGGCTCGCTGTGGGCTACTTATCAAGACATTGGCGGGCGGCACGTGGGCAGCGTGCTTGGGTTTGCCAATATGTGGGGAAATTTTGGCGCGGGGCTCTGCGGTTGGTATTACGGTTGGCTGGCCGACAACAAAAACTGGCCGCTGGTGTTTACGATCTCGGCCATCGCACTGTTTGTCATGTCGGCCAGTTGGTTTTTGGTGGATCCGACCAAGACATTGCAAAAAGAGGTTGAACCCGACCTTCAATGA